The following nucleotide sequence is from Candidatus Binatia bacterium.
ACCCGCGCGTTGAGGTGACCAGGATCTGAGCAACGGCCGGCGCTCTTGATCCCCCGCTCGCGTCGTGGCACGGGGACGCCATGGCATACACCTTTCCGCAGGGGTTCGTGTGGGGCACGGCCACCGCCGCGCACCAGGTCGAGGGCAATAACGTCGCCAGCGACTTCTGGCTGCTCGAGCACGCGCCGGGAACGCTCTTCCGTGAGCCGTCGGGCGACGCCTGCGATCACTTCCACCGCTATCCGCAGGACATCGCCCTCCTGCGCCAGCTCGGCTTCGGCGCCTACCGCTTCTCCGTCGAGTGGGCGCGCATCGAGCCGGAAGAGGGCCGCTTCTCGCTCGCCGCGCTCGACCACTACCGGCGCATGCTGGCAAGCTGCCACGAGCACGGCGTGCGGCCGTGCGTCACCTTCCACCACTTCACCTCGCCGCGCTGGTTCGCCGCCGACGGCGGCTGGGAGGACCGCGGCAACGTCGACCGCTTTCTGCGCTACTGCGAACGTACCGTTCGCCATCTGGGCGACCTCATCGACACGGCGTACACCATCAACGAGGCGAACCTGACCGCGACCCTCGCCGTCAGCGGCGTGCTGCCGCCGGGCGGCCTCAAATCGGTGGCGAAGTTCGTCGCCGACGCGGCAGCGCGCAACGGGTCGAGCCTCGAGCGCTTCGGGCCGTTCCTGCTCGGTCACCCGATGAAGATGCGCGACACCATGCTCGAAGCGCACGTGCGCTCGCGCGACGTGCTCAAGGCCGGACCCGGCACGTTTCCCGTCGGCGTGACGTTGGCGATGCAGGACTACCAAGCCGTGCCCGGCGGCGAAGCGCACCGCGATCGCGCCCGCGCCGAGAGTTTCGATCCGTTTCTCGAAGCGGCGCGCGCCGACGATTTCGTCGGTGTGCAAACTTACAGTCGCCATCGTTTCGGCGCCGCCGGTCCGCTCGGTCCGGAAGCCGGCGTGCCGACCCTGATCATGGGCTACGAGTTCTGGCCCGAGGCGCTCGAGGCGACCATTCGCTATGCCAGCTCGGTGGCGCAGGTGCCGGTCTACGTCACCGAGAACGGCATCGGCACCACCGACGACGCACAGCGCTTCGAGTACGTCCGCCGCGCGCTCCGCGGTGTGGTCAAGTGCCGGCGCGACGGCATCGACGTGCGCGGCTACTTCTACTGGTCGTTGATGGACAACTTCGAGTGGCTGTTCGGCTACGGACCGCAGTTCGGCCTCATCGCCGTCGATCGCGACACCCAGCGCCGTCGACCCAAGCCGAGCGCCGACTGGCTTGGCGGCATCGCCCGCGCCAATGCCTTCGACGAGTGAGGACGCACGACATTCGATCGCGACCCTCGATTCACTTCACCGCCCCGGTTGCGGTGCTGCCGTCGGTCAGGCAAAGATCGGTTGAAAACATGCCGAGCCAAAACGTGAAGGCGATCGACAGCCTGCTGAAGCTCTTGGTGCAGCAGGGGGGGACAGAGCTGAGGCTCACTTCAGATCGCCGTCCGCAGATGTTCAAGGAGGACACCGAGCTGCCGCTGACGATTCCCGCGATGCCCACGGAGCGGATCCGCGAGTTGCTCGACGACCTGTGGACGTCGCATGAGGCGGCATTGCGCCAGCGAGGTGAACTGTCGCTCACGTACAGCAGCGCCAAGCTGGGGAAGTTCGTCCTCAGGCTCGTCCAGCCGGACGAGTCAACGCTGGAGGTTCGCTTTCGTCGCGACGGAAACGAG
It contains:
- a CDS encoding family 1 glycosylhydrolase, yielding MAYTFPQGFVWGTATAAHQVEGNNVASDFWLLEHAPGTLFREPSGDACDHFHRYPQDIALLRQLGFGAYRFSVEWARIEPEEGRFSLAALDHYRRMLASCHEHGVRPCVTFHHFTSPRWFAADGGWEDRGNVDRFLRYCERTVRHLGDLIDTAYTINEANLTATLAVSGVLPPGGLKSVAKFVADAAARNGSSLERFGPFLLGHPMKMRDTMLEAHVRSRDVLKAGPGTFPVGVTLAMQDYQAVPGGEAHRDRARAESFDPFLEAARADDFVGVQTYSRHRFGAAGPLGPEAGVPTLIMGYEFWPEALEATIRYASSVAQVPVYVTENGIGTTDDAQRFEYVRRALRGVVKCRRDGIDVRGYFYWSLMDNFEWLFGYGPQFGLIAVDRDTQRRRPKPSADWLGGIARANAFDE